The following nucleotide sequence is from Solea senegalensis isolate Sse05_10M linkage group LG19, IFAPA_SoseM_1, whole genome shotgun sequence.
CTACCTCAAAGGTCACATCACTGTGCGTCGCTTGTAAAATTAATACATGGatgtttacttttctttgaCTCTGAGTCCATTTATGTTTAACATCCCCACTAAGTGTACCAAATGCAGCGTACCAAATGGTGATAGAGGAagtgaggatggactcaatgatggaggagtagaagtgcaccatcattgtctttggcaggttgaatttcttcagctgctacaggaagtacatcctctgctgggctttcttGATGAGGGAGCTGATGTTTGGCTGTAGatagttttgtttagttttctgtGAACGcaattttaagatcatttgaaatgagaaattagtcatttagaattcaaaatgtgttttgtgtattaacatatgacatatttatagtttggcagctaCGTTGTCAGAGGAAATCAGCTCAGCCTCTGTGTACGCTCACTGCCCAcagtgcccggcacagagcagcgttacctcggcctgaaATGATCCGTTGACTCAGTaaatgttttgacctgacagtttgaaactttgtatattattaatgttttatttattttaacttcaaATTTTAGATTTGTATTAAAGTTGCATGGTctttgtatatgtatttaaatataatatgtatagaTTACAGTGTATTGAGTGGCTCTGACACTCCTAtaagggaaaaggaaaaataacacatacacatacaaaactgAGAATGTGCAAGAGGATCCCCTCACGGGACCTTTCCACGAACCTTTCCACGAGCCTCATGGTGTTGGAGCTGAGTCTCAAGTAGACCCAGGCATGCCAGTGGGTTCGACGGTGTGTGCTGGGTCCATGTCTGGCCAGACTGTACTGTAATGGGTTGGGAgaggacccaaatgcagcacACGTAGGCAGACAGTCggtaattacttttattttacaccTTTTCAAAGGACAGTTCAAAGATGGCACAGTCATGTAAACTTGCTTTGTGGGATGCAGCTGGTGATACTTGTGGCTGAAGATGCgaacagacacagaggagataGCAGGAATGGATCTAATGCTGAGCTGTTCCGCCACAGAAACGAGCAGACAGAAGACAGGTGGGGAGCAAGCAGAATCCGTTTTTGGGGGCGGAAGGGGGTCGATCACTGGAACAGAAAGAGAGCAGACAGGTCGGGGACAGGCAGAGTGGATACCAGGGAATCAGTCCAAAAACCACTGGAGAGGCTAGTATGGATGACATAGAACAATCTGGCAGTGAGTGCATGGTGGAGGTGAGTATATATAGTGGGCTGATTAGTGATCAGGTGCAGCTGCGgtgaacaggtgagtggagtTGAGCTGATAAGGAGGGAGTGGCCGGTAGGGAGAGAAGAACTGAGAGGGGGATCATGACAGGCGTGGGCTATTTGCTTATTTTCTAAACATTTAGCTTTAGATTTAGACTTAGCATTTAGATTTAGCATTTAGATTTAGCATTTAATTTCTACCTCAAATGTGAAGAAACTGAGCTAAAAGTGAGAAGAGTAAAGTGTGATTGAATCTATACAAACGGCATCCAATAGCTTCTTGATAAAGACACAGAAGATGCCAGAAAATCAGAGAATGCGGAATCTCTGGACAGATCACAAGACCCATTAGATCACTGGATGGTGCACAAATCCCGATACCCAAACTTGTTCAACCTGGCCAAACAGTTCCTGGCGACATCagctttatttatgtaattttcACAAACCAACAAAATCAAGGTGCACATGCACCTTTCCAAGGCTAAACAACCACCACTGTGCCAGCAGATGTCACCCACATGCTTGATGAATGAAGCTTTGATACAATTTCAGTACAATTGTCCAAAAGGGTTTGAAGTTTCATGAAGCCACGTTTGGCCACCACTCACTATATGGTCATTATAACAttgccacaacaacaaaactattGGGGGCCTAAGATTTTTACACAGTGGTGTACATCCATCTTCGTCAGATAAAAGGAATATGACATCACATCTTTCAAGGTAACATTATAGAGGTCAGGTGAACACCAAGAACAAATAAGAAAGACGTTTAGTAAAGTACTCTGCTTTTGTAGGTGAGTCAGTTGGTGGAGTAATTGAACAGGGAAAACTTGGTGCTTCCAAATACTTTTTCAAGACTCAAATTTTGATCACAATGAGGGAAATCGTACACCTGCAGGGAGGCCAGTGTGGCAACCAAATTGGAGCCAAGTTCTGGGAAGTGATAAGTGATGAACATGGCATTGACCCCTCTGGGACGTACCACGGGGACAACGACCTGCAGCTTGAACGAATAAATGTGTACTTCAACGAGGCAGCAGGTGGGAAGTATGTTCCTCGTGCAGTGCTTTTTGACTTGGAGCCAGGGACGATGGACTCTGTGAGGTCTGGTCCATTTGGCCAGATCTTTAGACCAGACAGTTTCGTCTTTGGCCAGACCGGAGCAGGTAACAACTGGGCTAGAGGTCACTACACAGAGGGAGCTGAGCTGGTGGACTCTGTCTTGGATGTGGTGAGGAAGGAGTCGGAGAACTGCGACTGCCTCCAGGGCTTCCAGCTCACACACTCGCTGGGCGGAGGCACCGGCTCTGGCATGGGCACACTGCTTGTCAGCAAAATCCGAGAGGAGTATCCAGATCGCATCATGAACACTTTCAGTGTGGTTCCTTCACCCAAGGTCTCAGACACAGTAGTGGAGCCTTACAATGCCACCCTGTCTGTGCACCAACTGGTCGAGAACACAGATGAGACCTTCTGCATTGATAATGAGGCCCTGTATGACATCTGCTTCCGCACACTCAAGCTCACCACACCCTGCTACAGTGACCTCAATCATCTTGTCTCAAGCACCATGAGTGGTGTGACCACCTGTCTGCGCTTCCCTGGACAGCTCAATGCTGATCTGAGGAAACTGGCCGTTAACATGGTTCCCTTCCCTAGACTGCACTTCTTCATGCCAGGCTTTGCCCCCCTGACCAGTCGGGGCAGCCAGCAGTACAGAGCATTGACAGTGCCTGAACTCACTCAGCAGATGTTCGATGCCAAGAATATGATGGCTGCTTGTGACCCACGTCATGGGCGCTACCTCACAGTCGCAGCCATCTTCAGAGGCCGTCTTTCCATGAAGGAGGTGGACGAACAGATGTTGAACATTCAGAACAAGAACAGCAGCTACTTTGTGGAGTGGATCCCCAACAACGTTAAGACGGCGGTCTGTGACATCCCTCCCCGTggcctcaaaatgtccgccaCCTTCATTGGCAACAGCACAGCCATTCAAGAACTGTTCAGACGCATCTCAGAGCAGTTCACCGCCATGTTCCGCCGCAAGGCCTTCCTCCACTGGTACACAGGCGAGGGTATGGATGAGATGGAGTTCACTGAGGCTGAGAGCAACATGAACGACCTGATTTCTGAGTACCAGCAGTACCAGGACGCCACTGCTGAGGAAGAGGGCGAGTTTGATGAGGAAGGGGAAGAGGATATGGAATAGACACTTACATGACCTGATCTCATAATGCAAGAGTGTAGGGCccaattattaattattttagtCAATAATTTGAACAAGTAAGTAGTGATTAAATCGGACAaaagatgttgaagatgaagCTGCCAGGCAGGAACAAAAGAGGAAGTCCACAAACAGGGTTCATAGATGTTGTGAagaaggacatgaggacagttgtgAAGCCACAAAGGGGAAAGGGTAAGATGGAGGCAGATTTCAACTTTATGTTGTCATATGTTAAATTAAACctaaataaattaagttaattcaaactaaaattATATGTAGATATGATAGATATTTAAACAACTTGCTTAGCTTTATTGCCTAACTTGGAAAAAGAAGTGACATTCAAACAATTTTCACAAGTTCACACCATGCTAATTTAGTCACTTAGTTCCACACAACTCTGTGTTTCTGAACATAGTAGTGTTAACATTTGGTGTGTGATGTGTGGTAACATCCCTGTGCTACACAAATAGGGATACATTTTATGTCACCTGATGGAG
It contains:
- the LOC122785481 gene encoding tubulin beta chain-like isoform X2 produces the protein MREIVHLQGGQCGKYVPRAVLFDLEPGTMDSVRSGPFGQIFRPDSFVFGQTGAGNNWARGHYTEGAELVDSVLDVVRKESENCDCLQGFQLTHSLGGGTGSGMGTLLVSKIREEYPDRIMNTFSVVPSPKVSDTVVEPYNATLSVHQLVENTDETFCIDNEALYDICFRTLKLTTPCYSDLNHLVSSTMSGVTTCLRFPGQLNADLRKLAVNMVPFPRLHFFMPGFAPLTSRGSQQYRALTVPELTQQMFDAKNMMAACDPRHGRYLTVAAIFRGRLSMKEVDEQMLNIQNKNSSYFVEWIPNNVKTAVCDIPPRGLKMSATFIGNSTAIQELFRRISEQFTAMFRRKAFLHWYTGEGMDEMEFTEAESNMNDLISEYQQYQDATAEEEGEFDEEGEEDME
- the LOC122785481 gene encoding tubulin beta chain-like isoform X3, whose translation is MREIVHLQGGQCGNQIGAKFWEGFQLTHSLGGGTGSGMGTLLVSKIREEYPDRIMNTFSVVPSPKVSDTVVEPYNATLSVHQLVENTDETFCIDNEALYDICFRTLKLTTPCYSDLNHLVSSTMSGVTTCLRFPGQLNADLRKLAVNMVPFPRLHFFMPGFAPLTSRGSQQYRALTVPELTQQMFDAKNMMAACDPRHGRYLTVAAIFRGRLSMKEVDEQMLNIQNKNSSYFVEWIPNNVKTAVCDIPPRGLKMSATFIGNSTAIQELFRRISEQFTAMFRRKAFLHWYTGEGMDEMEFTEAESNMNDLISEYQQYQDATAEEEGEFDEEGEEDME
- the LOC122785481 gene encoding tubulin beta chain-like isoform X1, which gives rise to MREIVHLQGGQCGNQIGAKFWEVISDEHGIDPSGTYHGDNDLQLERINVYFNEAADSFVFGQTGAGNNWARGHYTEGAELVDSVLDVVRKESENCDCLQGFQLTHSLGGGTGSGMGTLLVSKIREEYPDRIMNTFSVVPSPKVSDTVVEPYNATLSVHQLVENTDETFCIDNEALYDICFRTLKLTTPCYSDLNHLVSSTMSGVTTCLRFPGQLNADLRKLAVNMVPFPRLHFFMPGFAPLTSRGSQQYRALTVPELTQQMFDAKNMMAACDPRHGRYLTVAAIFRGRLSMKEVDEQMLNIQNKNSSYFVEWIPNNVKTAVCDIPPRGLKMSATFIGNSTAIQELFRRISEQFTAMFRRKAFLHWYTGEGMDEMEFTEAESNMNDLISEYQQYQDATAEEEGEFDEEGEEDME
- the LOC122785481 gene encoding tubulin beta-4B chain-like isoform X4, which translates into the protein MREIVHLQGGQCGNQIGAKFWEVISDEHGIDPSGTYHGDNDLQLERINVYFNEAAGGKYVPRAVLFDLEPGTMDSVRSGPFGQIFRPDSFVFGQTGAGNNWARGHYTEGAELVDSVLDVVRKESENCDCLQGFQLTHSLGGGTGSGMGTLLVSKIREEYPDRIMNTFSVVPSPKVSDTVVEPYNATLSVHQLVENTDETFCIDNEALYDICFRTLKLTTPCYSDLNHLVSSTMSGVTTCLRFPGQLNADLRKLAVNMVPFPRLHFFMPGFAPLTSRGSQQYRALTVPELTQQMFDAKNMMAACDPRHGRYLTVAAIFRGRLSMKEVDEQMLNIQNKNSSYFVEWIPNNVKTAVCDIPPRGLKMSATFIGNSTAIQELFRRISEQFTAMFRRKAFLHWYTGEGMDEMEFTEAESNMNDLISEYQQYQDATAEEEGEFDEEGEEDME